A segment of the Marinomonas posidonica IVIA-Po-181 genome:
TAGCACGCATATAACAAAGCATTTAAGAGTGATTCGCAACGCTTGGCAGTTTCGCTTCGCTCAAGTATAGCCAAGCGCTGCTCACACCTTAATGCGGCGTTATATTTACCTTAATAGAGGCGTCAATTGGAAGTTGAAACGATAATTTCATACCTTGAAGAACTTGAACATCATCCAAGTGCTCAAATGTTTCGTGGTCACGGGAATTCCGAGTGGGAGTTGATTCCATCGATTGCTAGACTTAAACCTAAAGAATTACCAGTTAGGCACTATGACGGTTGGAAAGGCATTGAAAAACACTTACTAATGGAGTTTAAAAAGTATGCTTTAAGGCATATTGATAGAGAACCCGCCTCACAAATAGAATGGATGATTCAAGCGCAACATCATGGGGTTCCAACAAGGTTATTAGATTGGTCAACAAATCCACTCAAAGCTTTATATTTCGCCATCGAAAATGCTGAGCATGATGATAAAAACGGAAAGGTTTATGTTTTTACTCCACAGTCATGGTCACCCAGCCCAGACCTAGTAGATGTAGAATGCAATAAAAGCATCAAAGCATTTCACCCTGTGGTCATAAATGATCGAATTTTAGCGCAAGAAGGCTGTTTTACTTTATTCCCTCAAAAGGATAATCACAAAAGTTTCGAGCCTCTTGAAGAAGGTTTTGCTCCTCAAGAAGATGTGGTAAACATGGCTGTTATTATTATTCCCAAAGAGGCTAAAGCCCCTT
Coding sequences within it:
- a CDS encoding FRG domain-containing protein; its protein translation is MEVETIISYLEELEHHPSAQMFRGHGNSEWELIPSIARLKPKELPVRHYDGWKGIEKHLLMEFKKYALRHIDREPASQIEWMIQAQHHGVPTRLLDWSTNPLKALYFAIENAEHDDKNGKVYVFTPQSWSPSPDLVDVECNKSIKAFHPVVINDRILAQEGCFTLFPQKDNHKSFEPLEEGFAPQEDVVNMAVIIIPKEAKAPLRNQLRKLGVTDMTMFPDLDGIAKKIRRDFGVL